In Archocentrus centrarchus isolate MPI-CPG fArcCen1 chromosome 1, fArcCen1, whole genome shotgun sequence, the following proteins share a genomic window:
- the pdcd11 gene encoding protein RRP5 homolog isoform X1, protein MASVEEDFPRGGTAKKPTQSKTVVQRTEADNLFQSNEQAEAKKRKTGAKDDSKKLKKQRAGEKTEAGLTLNAPVKSVEILHAKNVKEGMLMLGCVKEVTDFEVTVSLPSGLQGFFSIKNICDSYTKMLSEQLESADTEDICSLPHLFYPGMVLRCVVVKLDVAKGGSLSIQLSINPKVVNKSLTSATLKTGMVLSGCVESVEDHGYIVDIGISATKAFLPKEAVKFKHNSPEELKVGQYLTSQVEEVKNNGRVAQLSIDATTVAQACAEPQHGWTLTNLLPGLLVNATIKAVTKHGLLLDFLSSFNGLVDFLHMEPEQASSYTKGVQVKARVLYIEPYTRLVGMSLRSHLIHLETGIDLVPAGGERIGDVVKDCKMTAIHHMSGAMLELPDKMLAFVHRNHMKESNEPANENRVFAQPEHTCRILDFSLMEQIHFATLRKSVIAKPFYRYHDLHAGQIVEGTVSVLLSHGMVVRLSDHIKGFVPRTHLSDIVLQDPEKKYFEGMKVKCRVLSVDTENKKLYLTRKKTLIESSLPLFLTYSDTRPGRVSHGYIVSIKDFGCIVRFYNTVKGLVPLGELSSEPIISPEGVFYVGQVLKAKVLQCNPEKEKMVLSFKAVVDKEIEEAPKPQFDCEVGKRLDAKVLKKSLNGLELVILPDEIRAVLPTVHLSDHVSNCPLLWESLQEGDIISNLICLSKNKQNLTLTKKPTVRWSLEEGVVAKDFSEIAVGIQLVGWIKNIMSYGVFVEFPYGLVGLAPKSAMTDKFLSDTTNAFQVGQTVMAKVTNLDEEKRRFLVTLKTSEVLSLQRDAQTRLINGLQERRAVTEMLAMKGNRDLCQQLAALSVGQKLKLTVDAVKDTGAVFKSDDLVGATILANKHHIIGVKLTEGQKVGAVILHVDMLSACVNVSILSKLMGKKKSLAEGLKYTAMVQYIDKDFAVISLDDTAQLTVIQTSGHLNEVFLSESEKLKVGMTLSAEVIDSSCQELKGLPLVSWERSVPKRQRTNSENQAGRGGHCFGEVLRGTVRSVKPTCIQVALEDGSSGSVHVSEVVEPAEVRLGSFPTSSVKMGSAVTTRVIGGREASSHRFLPFSHPKFRYTISELTLIPSKLNESVDLKPVTAKEKLSNYKVGEEITCFVSKFNPDRKSLEVTTDPGVTGTVELLALTADPKDVSHPEKLYKLGQAVRAKVVEASFTPHRFVLSLTGVHKLEKGSITLGMVTNIQPQTGLLVKLPFGGTGTVAVTDIADAYRPNPLAVYSKDQFISCYLLDNENDKWQLSLRPSRLNPEKAKPTKDPEVPSINKLKAGQIVRGYVKSVGEQGVFIRLSRSIIGRAELQHATKYFVKTHKVISEHLPPNTLLTTKILSIDKKEQFVNLSLLSVDTGKPDVLPESLGLTLRLVGEKKKQEKKSKKRPPSESEEQIPKKKKKESKKARADDNDSGVEVYFREEDKEDEGKPTGQVTPSASGPSRLQVTAGFSWDVGLSSLKPASAAQEEDSSDGEDQEGSTKPQKKSRHELEQEKKEAEKALVHREAELMDPNLRPQDAAAFERLLLASPNSSLLWLQYMAHHLQATQIEQARAVAERALKTISFREEQEKLNVWVALLNLENMYGTEESLKKVSERAVQFCEPMLVYQKLADIYAKSNKIKEAENLYKMMVKRFRQNKEVWLSYGTFLLQQGQSDAASGLLQRALKSLPTKESVDVIAKFAQLEFRYGDVERGRNMFDKVLTSYPKRTDLWSVFIDLMVKHGSQKEIRALFDRVIHLSVSVKKIKFFFKRYLEYEKKHGTPQSIQAVKEKAIEFVEAKGTEATK, encoded by the exons ATGGCATCGGTGGAGGAGGACTTCCCTCGAGGAGGGACAGCAAAAAAGCCAACCCAGAGTAAAACAGTGGTCCAGCGAACAGAAGCGGACAACCTGTTTCAG TCAAACGAGCAAGCTGAAGCTAAGAAAAGAAAGACGGGAGCCAAAGATGACAGCAAAAAGCTCAAGAAGCAAAGGGCAGGTGAAAAAACGGAAGCTGGCCTGACACTTAACGCACCAGTCAAATCTGTGGAAATTCTACATGCTAAG AATGTGAAGGAGGGCATGTTGATGCTAGGGTGTGTGAAAGAGGTGACAGACTTTGAGGTGACGGTCAGCCTGCCTAGTGGCCTGCAAGGCTTCTTCAGCATCAAGAACATCTGCGATTCATACACCAAGATGCTCAGCGAGCAACTGGAGTCAGCTGACACAGAG GACATCTGctctttgcctcacctgttcTACCCCGGCATGGTGCTCAGGTGTGTGGTTGTCAAGTTGGATGTAGCCAAGGGGGGATCGCTTAGCATCCAGCTGTCAATCAACCCGAAAGTGGTCAACAAAAGTCTTACCTCAGCCACTCTGAAAACTGGCATG gtcTTGAGTGGGTGTGTGGAGAGTGTAGAGGATCATGGCTACATCGTTGACATTGGCATCAGTGCAACCAAAGCATTCCTGCCTAAGGAAGCTGTGAAATTCAAACACAACAGTCCTGAAG AGCTGAAAGTGGGTCAGTATTTGACTTCCCAAGTAGAGGAGGTAAAGAACAATGGTCGCGTGGCTCAGCTTTCCATAGACGCGACTACTGTCGCTCAGGCCTGTGCTGAACCCCAGCATGGCTGGACTCTCACCAACCTTCTGCCTGGCCTTCTTGTCAACGCTACCATCAAGGCG GTGACCAAACATGGCCTGCTCCTGGACTTCCTGTCCTCGTTTAATGGCCTGGTGGACTTTCTCCACATGGAGCCAGAACAGGCATCCAGCTACACTAAGGGGGTTCAG gTGAAAGCGCGTGTGCTGTACATTGAGCCATACACTCGTCTGGTGGGAATGAGCCTGCGCAGCCACCTCATTCATCTCGAGACTGGAATTGACCTCGTCCCTGCTGGCGGGGAACGGATTGGTGACGTGGTGAAGGACTGCAAGATGACTGCTATTCACCACATGTCCGGAGCAATGTTGGAACTTCCAGACAAAATGTTGGCCTTTGTACAT CGGAACCACATGAAGGAGTCTAATGAGCCAGCTAATGAAAACAGAGTGTTTGCCCAGCCTGAGCACACCTGCAGGATCCTGGACTTCAGCCTCATGGAACAAATCCATTTTGCTACTTTACGCAA GAGTGTGATTGCGAAACCATTTTACAGATACCACGATCTTCATGCCGGTCAGATTGTGGAG GGGACAGTGTCAGTCCTGCTGAGTCATGGGATGGTGGTGCGTCTGTCTGACCACATTAAAGGTTTCGTACCTCGAACCCATCTGTCTGACATCGTCCTCCAGGATCCAGAGAAAAAGTATTTTGAGGGCATGAAGGTCAAATGCCGG GTGCTGTCTGTGGACACAGAGAATAAGAAGCTGTACCTGACCAGAAAAAAGACTCTCATTGAAAGCTCCCTGCCGTTGTTCCTGACCTATAGCGACACTCGTCCTGGCCGCGTGTCCCACGGCTATATCGTGAGCATAAAAGACTTCGGCTGCATTGTTCGTTTCTACAACACTGTCAAGGGTCTGGTGCCGCTCGGCGAGCTCAGCTCGGAGCCCATCATCAGTCCTGAGGGGGTGTTCTATGTTGGGCAG GTGTTAAAGGCTAAAGTTCTTCAGTGCAATcctgaaaaggaaaagatggTGCTGTCATTTAAGGCAGTGGTGGATAAAGAAATCGAGGAGGCTCCAAAGCCTCAGTTTGACTGTGAGGTGGGGAAG AGGCTGGATGCAAAGGTGCTGAAAAAGTCACTCAACGGTTTGGAATTGGTCATCCTCCCGGATGAGATCCGTGCTGTACTTCCCACAGTCCACCTCTCTGATCACGTGTCCAACTGCCCTTTGTTGTGGGAGAGCCTGCAGGAAGGAGATATCATCTCAAACCTCATCTGTTTAAGCAAGAACAAGCAGAATCTT ACTCTCACCAAGAAACCAACAGTGAGATGGTCACTGGAGGAAGGAGTGGTTGCCAAAGATTTCTCTGAGATCGCAGTTGGAATTCAGCTGGTTGGCTGGATCAAAAACATCATGTCCTATGGCGTCTTTGTGGAGTTTCCATATGGTCTTGTTGGACTTGCACCCAAATCA GCCATGACAGACAAGTTCCTCAGCGACACGACAAATGCCTTCCAGGTGGGCCAGACAGTCATGGCTAAAGTGACCAACCTCGATGAGGAGAAGCGACGATTCCTGGTCACACTGAAGACTTCAGAGGTCCTGTCACTGCAGAGGGATGCTCAGACTAGACTCATTAACGGTCTGCAGGAGAGAAGAGCAGTGACTGAAATGCTGGCTATGAAAG GTAACAGGGATCTTTGCCAGCAGTTGGCTGCTCTGTCTGTTGGGCAGAAGCTGAAGCTGACTGTGGATGCTGTGAAGGACACTGGTGCTGTATTTAAGTCTGATGACTTGGTTGGTGCTACCATTCTGGCCAATAAGCACCACATCATAG GTGTTAAACTGACCGAAGGGCAGAAAGTTGGTGCAGTCATCCTTCATGTTGACATGCTCTCTGCCTGTGTCAATGTTTCCATCCTTTCCAAGCTGATGGGGAAGAAGAAGTCT ttgGCTGAAGGCTTGAAATACACAGCAATGGTGCAGTACATAGACAAAGACTTTGCTGTCATCTCACTGGATGACACggcacagctgactgtgatCCAAACTAGCGGTCACCTGAATGAGGTGTTCCTGTCTGAGTCAGAGAAGCTGAAGGTGGGCATGACTTTGTCGGCTGAAGTTATTGACTCCAGTTGTCAAGAGCTGAAAGGGCTCCCCTTGGTGTCGTGGGAGCGCAGCGTGCCAAAACGACAGCGCACGAACTCAGAAAACCAGGCTGGCAGGGGGGGTCACTGCTTTGGCGAAGTGCTGCGGGGCACGGTGCGGTCAGTAAAACCCACCTGCATTCAGGTTGCCTTAGAGGATGGAAGCTCAGGTAGCGTGCATGTGTCTGAAGTGGTGGAGCCCGCAGAAGTTCGCCTGGGATCTTTTCCCACGTCTTCAGTGAAAATGGGCAGTGCGGTCACCACCAGGGTCATCGGTGGACGGGAAGCCTCCAGTCACAG atttttgcCATTCTCCCATCCCAAATTCAGATACACCATTTCTGAGCTTACTCTGATACCCAG cAAACTGAATGAGAGTGTAGATCTCAAACCAGttacagcaaaagaaaaactgagcaACTACAAGGTTGGGGAGGAAATTACATGCTTTGTATCAAAG TTTAACCCGGACAGAAAGTCTTTGGAAGTCACGACTGATCCTGGTGTCACTGGAACAGTTGAACTGCTGGCACTGACCGCTGATCCTAAA GATGTCAGCCACCCAGAGAAACTGTACAAGCTAGGCCAAGCAGTCCGTGCCAAAGTGGTAGAAGCAAGCTTCACTCCTCATCGCTTTGTGCTGTCACTCACAG GTGTCCATAAACTGGAGAAAGGTAGCATTACTTTGGGGATGGTAACAAATATTCAGCCACAAACTGGCCTCCTGGTCAAACTTCCCTTTGGGGGCACGGGGACTGTTGCTGTCACAGACATTGCTGATGCCTACAGGCCAAACCCACTGGCTGTTTACAGCAAGGACCAGTTTATCAG CTGTTACCTTCTTGATAATGAAAATGACAAGTGGCAGCTATCTCTGCGACCATCAAG GCTGAACCCAGAGAAGGCCAAGCCAACAAAAGACCCAGAAGTGCCGTCTATTAACAAACTCAAGGCAGGCCAGATCGTCAGAGGCTACGTCAAGTCTGTCGGAGAGCAGGGGGTCTTCATCAG GTTGTCAAGAAGCATCATCGGACGAGCTGAGCTCCAGCACGCCACCAAATACTTTGTTAAAACTCACAAGGTCATCTCTGAGCACTTGCCTCCCAACACCCTGCTCACCACAAAAATTCTCAG TATTGACAAAAAGGAGCAGTTTGTCAACCTCTCGCTGCTCTCTGTGGACACCGGGAAACCAGACGTCCTTCCGGAATCTCTTGGTCTGACGCTGCGTCTCgttggagagaagaagaaacaagaGAAGAAGAGCAAGAAGCGCCCACCGTCTGAGAGCGAGGAG CAGAtcccaaagaaaaagaagaaagaatcaAAGAAGGCAAGAGCTGATGATAACGATAGTGGAGTGGAGGTGTACTTCAGAGAAGAGGATAAGGAAGATGAGGGAAAACCTACAGGA CAGGTGACACCCAGTGCATCAGGTCCATCCAGGCTGCAGGTGACAGCAGGTTTCTCTTGGGATGTGGGTCTTAGCTCCCTGAAGCCTGCCTCTGCAGCACAAGAGGAGGACTCGAGTGATGGAGAAGACCAAGAAGGAAGCACCAAG CCCCAGAAGAAGTCTCGTCATGAGCTTGAGCAGGAGAAAAAGGAAGCAGAGAAGGCTTTGGTACACAGAGAGGCTGAACTGATGGATCCAAACCTGCGGCCGCAGGATGCGGCTGCCTTTGAGCGTTTGCTCCTGGCATCACCCAACAGCTCGCTGCTGTGGCTCCAGTACATGGCTCACCATCTGCAGGCCACACAGATCGAGCAGGCCCGTGCTGTGGCTGAGAGGGCCCTCAAAACTATCTCCTTCAG ggaggagcaggagaagcTGAATGTGTGGGTGGCCCTGCTGAACCTGGAGAATATGTACGGCACAGAAGAGAGCCTCAAGAAAGTGTCTGAGCGGGCAGTGCAGTTCTGTGAGCCCATGCTCGTATACCAGAAGCTGGCTGACATCTACGCCAAGTCCAACAAAATCAAG GAGGCAGAGAACCTGTATAAGATGATGGTGAAACGCTTCCGTCAGAATAAAGAAGTGTGGTTAAGCTATGGGACTTTCCTGCTTCAGCAGGGTCAGAGTGATGCTGCCAGTGGTCTCCTGCAGAGGGCGCTGAAGAGTCTACCTACCAAAGAAA GTGTGGATGTGATCGCCAAGTTTGCTCAGCTGGAATTCCGTTACGGTGATGTAGAGAGAGGTCGCAACATGTTTGACAAAGTCCTGACGTCCTACCCAAAACGTACTGACCTATGGTCTGTTTTCATCGACCTCATGGTCAAACATGGATCCCAGAAAGAAATCAG GGCGCTCTTTGATCGAGTGATCCACCTGAGTGTTTCTGTGAAGAAGATCAAATTCTTCTTCAAGCGCTACCTGGAATACGAGAAGAAGCACGGCACCCCTCAGAGCATCCAAGCAGTCAAAGAAAAGGCCATTGAGTTTGTGGAAGCTAAAGGCACAGAGGCTACCAAGTAA
- the pdcd11 gene encoding protein RRP5 homolog isoform X3 produces the protein MASVEEDFPRGGTAKKPTQSKTVVQRTEADNLFQSNEQAEAKKRKTGAKDDSKKLKKQRAGEKTEAGLTLNAPVKSVEILHAKNVKEGMLMLGCVKEVTDFEVTVSLPSGLQGFFSIKNICDSYTKMLSEQLESADTEDICSLPHLFYPGMVLRCVVVKLDVAKGGSLSIQLSINPKVVNKSLTSATLKTGMVLSGCVESVEDHGYIVDIGISATKAFLPKEAVKFKHNSPEELKVGQYLTSQVEEVKNNGRVAQLSIDATTVAQACAEPQHGWTLTNLLPGLLVNATIKAVTKHGLLLDFLSSFNGLVDFLHMEPEQASSYTKGVQVKARVLYIEPYTRLVGMSLRSHLIHLETGIDLVPAGGERIGDVVKDCKMTAIHHMSGAMLELPDKMLAFVHRNHMKESNEPANENRVFAQPEHTCRILDFSLMEQIHFATLRKSVIAKPFYRYHDLHAGQIVEGTVSVLLSHGMVVRLSDHIKGFVPRTHLSDIVLQDPEKKYFEGMKVKCRVLSVDTENKKLYLTRKKTLIESSLPLFLTYSDTRPGRVSHGYIVSIKDFGCIVRFYNTVKGLVPLGELSSEPIISPEGVFYVGQVLKAKVLQCNPEKEKMVLSFKAVVDKEIEEAPKPQFDCEVGKRLDAKVLKKSLNGLELVILPDEIRAVLPTVHLSDHVSNCPLLWESLQEGDIISNLICLSKNKQNLTLTKKPTVRWSLEEGVVAKDFSEIAVGIQLVGWIKNIMSYGVFVEFPYGLVGLAPKSAMTDKFLSDTTNAFQVGQTVMAKVTNLDEEKRRFLVTLKTSEVLSLQRDAQTRLINGLQERRAVTEMLAMKGNRDLCQQLAALSVGQKLKLTVDAVKDTGAVFKSDDLVGATILANKHHIIGVKLTEGQKVGAVILHVDMLSACVNVSILSKLMGKKKSLAEGLKYTAMVQYIDKDFAVISLDDTAQLTVIQTSGHLNEVFLSESEKLKVGMTLSAEVIDSSCQELKGLPLVSWERSVPKRQRTNSENQAGRGGHCFGEVLRGTVRSVKPTCIQVALEDGSSGSVHVSEVVEPAEVRLGSFPTSSVKMGSAVTTRVIGGREASSHRFLPFSHPKFRYTISELTLIPSKLNESVDLKPVTAKEKLSNYKVGEEITCFVSKFNPDRKSLEVTTDPGVTGTVELLALTADPKDVSHPEKLYKLGQAVRAKVVEASFTPHRFVLSLTGVHKLEKGSITLGMVTNIQPQTGLLVKLPFGGTGTVAVTDIADAYRPNPLAVYSKDQFISCYLLDNENDKWQLSLRPSRLNPEKAKPTKDPEVPSINKLKAGQIVRGYVKSVGEQGVFIRLSRSIIGRAELQHATKYFVKTHKVISEHLPPNTLLTTKILSIDKKEQFVNLSLLSVDTGKPDVLPESLGLTLRLVGEKKKQEKKSKKRPPSESEEQIPKKKKKESKKARADDNDSGVEVYFREEDKEDEGKPTGVTPSASGPSRLQVTAGFSWDVGLSSLKPASAAQEEDSSDGEDQEGSTKPQKKSRHELEQEKKEAEKALVHREAELMDPNLRPQDAAAFERLLLASPNSSLLWLQYMAHHLQATQIEQARAVAERALKTISFREEQEKLNVWVALLNLENMYGTEESLKKVSERAVQFCEPMLVYQKLADIYAKSNKIKEAENLYKMMVKRFRQNKEVWLSYGTFLLQQGQSDAASGLLQRALKSLPTKESVDVIAKFAQLEFRYGDVERGRNMFDKVLTSYPKRTDLWSVFIDLMVKHGSQKEIRALFDRVIHLSVSVKKIKFFFKRYLEYEKKHGTPQSIQAVKEKAIEFVEAKGTEATK, from the exons ATGGCATCGGTGGAGGAGGACTTCCCTCGAGGAGGGACAGCAAAAAAGCCAACCCAGAGTAAAACAGTGGTCCAGCGAACAGAAGCGGACAACCTGTTTCAG TCAAACGAGCAAGCTGAAGCTAAGAAAAGAAAGACGGGAGCCAAAGATGACAGCAAAAAGCTCAAGAAGCAAAGGGCAGGTGAAAAAACGGAAGCTGGCCTGACACTTAACGCACCAGTCAAATCTGTGGAAATTCTACATGCTAAG AATGTGAAGGAGGGCATGTTGATGCTAGGGTGTGTGAAAGAGGTGACAGACTTTGAGGTGACGGTCAGCCTGCCTAGTGGCCTGCAAGGCTTCTTCAGCATCAAGAACATCTGCGATTCATACACCAAGATGCTCAGCGAGCAACTGGAGTCAGCTGACACAGAG GACATCTGctctttgcctcacctgttcTACCCCGGCATGGTGCTCAGGTGTGTGGTTGTCAAGTTGGATGTAGCCAAGGGGGGATCGCTTAGCATCCAGCTGTCAATCAACCCGAAAGTGGTCAACAAAAGTCTTACCTCAGCCACTCTGAAAACTGGCATG gtcTTGAGTGGGTGTGTGGAGAGTGTAGAGGATCATGGCTACATCGTTGACATTGGCATCAGTGCAACCAAAGCATTCCTGCCTAAGGAAGCTGTGAAATTCAAACACAACAGTCCTGAAG AGCTGAAAGTGGGTCAGTATTTGACTTCCCAAGTAGAGGAGGTAAAGAACAATGGTCGCGTGGCTCAGCTTTCCATAGACGCGACTACTGTCGCTCAGGCCTGTGCTGAACCCCAGCATGGCTGGACTCTCACCAACCTTCTGCCTGGCCTTCTTGTCAACGCTACCATCAAGGCG GTGACCAAACATGGCCTGCTCCTGGACTTCCTGTCCTCGTTTAATGGCCTGGTGGACTTTCTCCACATGGAGCCAGAACAGGCATCCAGCTACACTAAGGGGGTTCAG gTGAAAGCGCGTGTGCTGTACATTGAGCCATACACTCGTCTGGTGGGAATGAGCCTGCGCAGCCACCTCATTCATCTCGAGACTGGAATTGACCTCGTCCCTGCTGGCGGGGAACGGATTGGTGACGTGGTGAAGGACTGCAAGATGACTGCTATTCACCACATGTCCGGAGCAATGTTGGAACTTCCAGACAAAATGTTGGCCTTTGTACAT CGGAACCACATGAAGGAGTCTAATGAGCCAGCTAATGAAAACAGAGTGTTTGCCCAGCCTGAGCACACCTGCAGGATCCTGGACTTCAGCCTCATGGAACAAATCCATTTTGCTACTTTACGCAA GAGTGTGATTGCGAAACCATTTTACAGATACCACGATCTTCATGCCGGTCAGATTGTGGAG GGGACAGTGTCAGTCCTGCTGAGTCATGGGATGGTGGTGCGTCTGTCTGACCACATTAAAGGTTTCGTACCTCGAACCCATCTGTCTGACATCGTCCTCCAGGATCCAGAGAAAAAGTATTTTGAGGGCATGAAGGTCAAATGCCGG GTGCTGTCTGTGGACACAGAGAATAAGAAGCTGTACCTGACCAGAAAAAAGACTCTCATTGAAAGCTCCCTGCCGTTGTTCCTGACCTATAGCGACACTCGTCCTGGCCGCGTGTCCCACGGCTATATCGTGAGCATAAAAGACTTCGGCTGCATTGTTCGTTTCTACAACACTGTCAAGGGTCTGGTGCCGCTCGGCGAGCTCAGCTCGGAGCCCATCATCAGTCCTGAGGGGGTGTTCTATGTTGGGCAG GTGTTAAAGGCTAAAGTTCTTCAGTGCAATcctgaaaaggaaaagatggTGCTGTCATTTAAGGCAGTGGTGGATAAAGAAATCGAGGAGGCTCCAAAGCCTCAGTTTGACTGTGAGGTGGGGAAG AGGCTGGATGCAAAGGTGCTGAAAAAGTCACTCAACGGTTTGGAATTGGTCATCCTCCCGGATGAGATCCGTGCTGTACTTCCCACAGTCCACCTCTCTGATCACGTGTCCAACTGCCCTTTGTTGTGGGAGAGCCTGCAGGAAGGAGATATCATCTCAAACCTCATCTGTTTAAGCAAGAACAAGCAGAATCTT ACTCTCACCAAGAAACCAACAGTGAGATGGTCACTGGAGGAAGGAGTGGTTGCCAAAGATTTCTCTGAGATCGCAGTTGGAATTCAGCTGGTTGGCTGGATCAAAAACATCATGTCCTATGGCGTCTTTGTGGAGTTTCCATATGGTCTTGTTGGACTTGCACCCAAATCA GCCATGACAGACAAGTTCCTCAGCGACACGACAAATGCCTTCCAGGTGGGCCAGACAGTCATGGCTAAAGTGACCAACCTCGATGAGGAGAAGCGACGATTCCTGGTCACACTGAAGACTTCAGAGGTCCTGTCACTGCAGAGGGATGCTCAGACTAGACTCATTAACGGTCTGCAGGAGAGAAGAGCAGTGACTGAAATGCTGGCTATGAAAG GTAACAGGGATCTTTGCCAGCAGTTGGCTGCTCTGTCTGTTGGGCAGAAGCTGAAGCTGACTGTGGATGCTGTGAAGGACACTGGTGCTGTATTTAAGTCTGATGACTTGGTTGGTGCTACCATTCTGGCCAATAAGCACCACATCATAG GTGTTAAACTGACCGAAGGGCAGAAAGTTGGTGCAGTCATCCTTCATGTTGACATGCTCTCTGCCTGTGTCAATGTTTCCATCCTTTCCAAGCTGATGGGGAAGAAGAAGTCT ttgGCTGAAGGCTTGAAATACACAGCAATGGTGCAGTACATAGACAAAGACTTTGCTGTCATCTCACTGGATGACACggcacagctgactgtgatCCAAACTAGCGGTCACCTGAATGAGGTGTTCCTGTCTGAGTCAGAGAAGCTGAAGGTGGGCATGACTTTGTCGGCTGAAGTTATTGACTCCAGTTGTCAAGAGCTGAAAGGGCTCCCCTTGGTGTCGTGGGAGCGCAGCGTGCCAAAACGACAGCGCACGAACTCAGAAAACCAGGCTGGCAGGGGGGGTCACTGCTTTGGCGAAGTGCTGCGGGGCACGGTGCGGTCAGTAAAACCCACCTGCATTCAGGTTGCCTTAGAGGATGGAAGCTCAGGTAGCGTGCATGTGTCTGAAGTGGTGGAGCCCGCAGAAGTTCGCCTGGGATCTTTTCCCACGTCTTCAGTGAAAATGGGCAGTGCGGTCACCACCAGGGTCATCGGTGGACGGGAAGCCTCCAGTCACAG atttttgcCATTCTCCCATCCCAAATTCAGATACACCATTTCTGAGCTTACTCTGATACCCAG cAAACTGAATGAGAGTGTAGATCTCAAACCAGttacagcaaaagaaaaactgagcaACTACAAGGTTGGGGAGGAAATTACATGCTTTGTATCAAAG TTTAACCCGGACAGAAAGTCTTTGGAAGTCACGACTGATCCTGGTGTCACTGGAACAGTTGAACTGCTGGCACTGACCGCTGATCCTAAA GATGTCAGCCACCCAGAGAAACTGTACAAGCTAGGCCAAGCAGTCCGTGCCAAAGTGGTAGAAGCAAGCTTCACTCCTCATCGCTTTGTGCTGTCACTCACAG GTGTCCATAAACTGGAGAAAGGTAGCATTACTTTGGGGATGGTAACAAATATTCAGCCACAAACTGGCCTCCTGGTCAAACTTCCCTTTGGGGGCACGGGGACTGTTGCTGTCACAGACATTGCTGATGCCTACAGGCCAAACCCACTGGCTGTTTACAGCAAGGACCAGTTTATCAG CTGTTACCTTCTTGATAATGAAAATGACAAGTGGCAGCTATCTCTGCGACCATCAAG GCTGAACCCAGAGAAGGCCAAGCCAACAAAAGACCCAGAAGTGCCGTCTATTAACAAACTCAAGGCAGGCCAGATCGTCAGAGGCTACGTCAAGTCTGTCGGAGAGCAGGGGGTCTTCATCAG GTTGTCAAGAAGCATCATCGGACGAGCTGAGCTCCAGCACGCCACCAAATACTTTGTTAAAACTCACAAGGTCATCTCTGAGCACTTGCCTCCCAACACCCTGCTCACCACAAAAATTCTCAG TATTGACAAAAAGGAGCAGTTTGTCAACCTCTCGCTGCTCTCTGTGGACACCGGGAAACCAGACGTCCTTCCGGAATCTCTTGGTCTGACGCTGCGTCTCgttggagagaagaagaaacaagaGAAGAAGAGCAAGAAGCGCCCACCGTCTGAGAGCGAGGAG CAGAtcccaaagaaaaagaagaaagaatcaAAGAAGGCAAGAGCTGATGATAACGATAGTGGAGTGGAGGTGTACTTCAGAGAAGAGGATAAGGAAGATGAGGGAAAACCTACAGGA GTGACACCCAGTGCATCAGGTCCATCCAGGCTGCAGGTGACAGCAGGTTTCTCTTGGGATGTGGGTCTTAGCTCCCTGAAGCCTGCCTCTGCAGCACAAGAGGAGGACTCGAGTGATGGAGAAGACCAAGAAGGAAGCACCAAG CCCCAGAAGAAGTCTCGTCATGAGCTTGAGCAGGAGAAAAAGGAAGCAGAGAAGGCTTTGGTACACAGAGAGGCTGAACTGATGGATCCAAACCTGCGGCCGCAGGATGCGGCTGCCTTTGAGCGTTTGCTCCTGGCATCACCCAACAGCTCGCTGCTGTGGCTCCAGTACATGGCTCACCATCTGCAGGCCACACAGATCGAGCAGGCCCGTGCTGTGGCTGAGAGGGCCCTCAAAACTATCTCCTTCAG ggaggagcaggagaagcTGAATGTGTGGGTGGCCCTGCTGAACCTGGAGAATATGTACGGCACAGAAGAGAGCCTCAAGAAAGTGTCTGAGCGGGCAGTGCAGTTCTGTGAGCCCATGCTCGTATACCAGAAGCTGGCTGACATCTACGCCAAGTCCAACAAAATCAAG GAGGCAGAGAACCTGTATAAGATGATGGTGAAACGCTTCCGTCAGAATAAAGAAGTGTGGTTAAGCTATGGGACTTTCCTGCTTCAGCAGGGTCAGAGTGATGCTGCCAGTGGTCTCCTGCAGAGGGCGCTGAAGAGTCTACCTACCAAAGAAA GTGTGGATGTGATCGCCAAGTTTGCTCAGCTGGAATTCCGTTACGGTGATGTAGAGAGAGGTCGCAACATGTTTGACAAAGTCCTGACGTCCTACCCAAAACGTACTGACCTATGGTCTGTTTTCATCGACCTCATGGTCAAACATGGATCCCAGAAAGAAATCAG GGCGCTCTTTGATCGAGTGATCCACCTGAGTGTTTCTGTGAAGAAGATCAAATTCTTCTTCAAGCGCTACCTGGAATACGAGAAGAAGCACGGCACCCCTCAGAGCATCCAAGCAGTCAAAGAAAAGGCCATTGAGTTTGTGGAAGCTAAAGGCACAGAGGCTACCAAGTAA